The nucleotide sequence TAGTTTTAACAGTTATAGATGGATATAGATATAGACATAGATAtagacatatatatatcagtAACCGAACAATATTCTAATTGTGTTAACTTTACACTAGCTAAACGAAGTGAATTACATTCGTTTTTGATAAATgtctaataaaaatagaaataCAGATTCTGATTTGACAAGAACTGAAATTAGTCCAAGATCAAACGTTCAATATATTTCGATTCCAGTAAACAGAAATGTTACTAATGATTCAAGGAGAAATGATAGTGaacttttattaaatgattcAACCTCtgtattttcttcttcttcatcaatcAATTCAGCTGCTAATCCGTCACAAGATAGAAATGATATAGAGAATAACGGTAATTTAAGCAAACAGAGAAGGAAATCTATATTAGATTACCCTATAGGTTCTTTCAAAGGTGTTAATTCCATTGGTAGATTTGCAAGTTCACTAAATAGAGCTCACTCctttaaaacaattgatatGCATCATAATGTTGAAAGatcttttttcaaagattCAAACGATCAATTATATGATCCAGTCACTTTAGCTCCATCAAAATTAGGTAGAAGATTATCATCTACATTAAATAAGGTAAATTTGAGAAATGTtgcaaataattcaaatttaaatggtATATCTGCGAGACCTAATGTTACTAATGTTGACGATACATTCAACCATTcagatataaataattctgtAGATTATGGGAGTATATCAAGACAAACTAGTCAACATTCTTTATTACGTCATTCCATATCAATTGCAAACTCTATTAGGACTACAAATAATCtaaatgaattagaaaatgatacTACTACTAATAACGATGCAATGATCGTTAGACAAGTCCAAGATAAAGACGGTAAAGTCATACATGTTCTTGCGGGTCAATCAACAGCTCCACAAACTATCTTTAATTCTATTAATGTTTTAATAGGATTAGGTTTATTAGCTTTGCCACTAGGCTTAAGGCATGCTGGCTGGATTTTTGGCTTAACATTACTAACAGTTTTTGCAACGGGTACTTTTTGTAGTGCTGAATTACTATCTAGATGTTTAGACACAGATCCGACGTTGATGTCATATGCTGATTTAGGTTATGCTGCGTTTGGATCAAAAGGAcgtttattaatttcatgCCTTTTTACAACTGATCTCTTAGGTTGCGGTGtttctttaattattttatttggtGATTCTTTGAATGCTCTGTTCCCAAGATATTCAGTgacatttttcaaaattattggatTTTTCATTGTTACTCCACCAGTATTTTTGCCATTAAGTATTCTATCAAATATCTCATTATTGGGTATTTTGGCGACTATCGGTACTCTTGTCACTTTAATCATATGTGGTATTTTGAAACACGATCAACCAGGTTCCTTAGTTGACCCCATGCCAACTAATTTATGGCCTGaaaactttcaaaatttatgTTTATCTATTGGGTTGCTTAGTGCTTGTTGGGGTGGTCACGCAGTTTTCccaaatttaaaaactGATATGAGACATcctgaaaaatttaaagactGTTTAAAGACAACTTATAaaattacttttattaCTGATTTTGGCACTGCAATCATTGGGTTTTTAATGTTTGGTGATTTAGTTCTTGGTGAAATTACTACAAATATTATGCTTCAAAATGGTTATCCAAATTcagtttatttattattatcagcATTAATGGCAATTATTCCTATTGCAAAGACACCTTTGAATGCAAGACCcattatttcaatattagaTTTTGCTTTTGGTGTGCAAAATGTAGAATCTGACTATAAAGGTAGGAGATTATATTTTGctaaattacaaaaatttggaaacagaattttcattaatgtCCTATTTGTCATTATCGCTATTTTATTCCCAAAATTTGACAAATTAATTGCATTCTTGGGAGCAGGTTTATGTTTTAcaatttgtttaattttaccttgtttattttacttAAGAATCTGCAAGAATACCATTAGACCATGGGAAAGAATAGCATGCAAGATTACTATAGTAGTAAGTATCATTTTTGGTTCCTTTGGTATTGGCGCTGCAATCATgtcataataaaaataggAATAGGAATTATCAAACATTATACCAAAAACTTATATTCAagtttattcttttttttttcgttttattttatctttcAGTAACACTCATCAAATGTGGTGCATTGAAAAATACCTGTACGTagttaaatcaattatCGTGTATtagaatttattaaatattacaTGATGGCTTTATTTGAAccttaaatatataaatagttaGAATTCATTCaagattatattttaaaataagtAGTAATTTACAATAACAATTAGTAGTCATGATATCCTTTGTGTCATTTACTAACTGGTAACCCTCACTGCGCTCgtgataatataaattgtaaaatgTCAAGAGGTCTTATAATGcgaaattgaaaaaattttttattggaAAATTCAGATGAGATGCGATGAGATAAAATGAGAGATGAGCTTTTCATTATGTACAATCAAATCAAgatgataatttttattcaatcATTGCGTTAAGACACACCCAACTACAACTAAAATTTGACTGTTTCAGACATTTAAGTAAAtatctaatatatatataatttagaaCCTGTACTGCTATATCAACTGGAGAAGTTATAGATCAAAAGTGAAGTGGAcgttttaaaaatataaaaattattgttcTGTAAAATGACCGACTTTATTGATACAATTAAAGAAGAACCTACTGacatattttcaaaacatGCAAGTGCACCATTACCGTTAGTCAAGTCTTATTTAGATAATGTTATCCAGCTCTATAAATCTGAAAACGCCTCTGCTAAATCTGACATCGATGAAGTCGTTATTGAAGGTCTAGATGCCAACCAAGTTTGGTGGCAAACAAAATTGGTTTTGGACAAAGTTGAAGGTGATTTGATGGAAAGAATCCAGGAATTAAAGGATATCATCAACTTAAAAGATGATCCAATTAGCAGCTCCGAAGATGATTTAGAACAAAGTATTcaagatgaagataatgatgatgatgatgatgatgatgatgatgaaaaagaagaagaagaagaagaagaagaagaagaagaagagaaagaagaagatgtcAAAGTTAAGGGGGCTGTCGATGTTACTGAAGATAAAACCAATACCAACAAAGAAAtgaatgatattaaaagcGATAAAGAGGATTCAGAAGAATTTGAAGCTGAAAGTCATGGCTTAAATGAcagatttttcaatttagaAGAATTCAATAGACAAACTTTAAATGCTGAGAATAATCTAGATGCTGAACTCGAAGAAGGCGAGGACGAAGAAGATATAGATTATTTTGGTGATATTCCATccgaagaagaagaagaagccATTTACTATGATGATTTCTTTGATAAGCCAAATCAAAAGGGAAAGCCAACTCATAATAAGAATAAGAGGAAAGCAGGAAAGGAAGCTGAAGATGACATGATATTTAACGAGAGTGACTATGAGGAAGCTGTCGATGCAGCCAAGTTAGATTTATTTGctgaggaagaagaagaagaagttgatGACAATGAAGAAAAGCTCTCAACGTTCGAAAAGCAACAGTTAGAGATTCAGAAACAAATTTTAGTTTTAGAAGATGAAGCAGTAGCTGAAAAGAAGTGGACACTAAAGGGTGAAGTAAATGCTCAAAACCGTCCAGAAGATGCTCTGTTAACCGAAGACTTAGAATTTGATAGAACTGCCAAACCTGTTCCAGTGATAACAAGTGAAGTTACAGAAACGTTGGAAGATATgattagaaaaagaattcaaGTGGGTGAATTCGATGACCTACAGAGACGTATAATTACCGACATGTCATTGAAGCCAAGAAGACCTGAATTCGAATTAAGTGACACAAAATCTTCTAAATCCTTAGCTGAAATATATGAAGCTGATGCGCAAGGTATCAAAGCTGATGATGAAATTTCTGAAGAAATGCAAAAATCACATAACGAGATAACAGAATTGTTTAACgatcttttctttaaaCTTGATGCGCTATCTTCTGCTCATTTCATTCCAAAACCTATTAAACAGAAATTTGAAGTTAGAGTAGAGACTGCTGCTATAGCCATGGAAGATGCCCAACCTTTAACAATGTCTAATGCATCAACTTTGGCACCAcaagaaatatataaacctGGGAAATCAGACAATGCCAATGAAATCAGATTAAATAATGGTACCGTTATGTCCAGAGATGAATTGACAAGAGAAGATAAAACAAGATTACGTAGAGCTGCTAAGCGTAAGAGATCAAAAGCTCTGTCAAATGGAGAccagaagaaaaagaagcaAAGTAAAAAGGATAGTGTTATTGAAACCTTATCTAAAGCAAAGAATATTACCGTTATTAACAAGAAGGGTGAGCATCATGACGTTAGAGGTAACGTAAAATCCTCAGGCCAATCTAACCAAAACCTGAAATTATAGATAGCATTAAATCAATAGTCAAATAAGTAACTAAACTTAAGTAACTAACTTTGTTTTACAccataatattattcaatatcctaatatatatatattgtacTTACAATTAAtctattaattaatataaatatagtaTAATTATGTATTTAgatgatattaattaaacTTATTTATTTGCTTCTACCGAACGCTTGGCAATAGAACGTACACCTTTTACTACACTTGGGTTAAAGTGCTTTGTCAGTAACGTATTTTCCCAAATGGTAGCAGCTTCTGGGTTACTTCTAGAAAGCGAGTTCATTTCCATATAAAATTTACCATTACCAATTCTATCTTCTGTAGAATATAAACCAGCGATATCAGGATACTTATTCATCAGTTTgtcaataaatttcaataaagcGATTGAAGTTCTTTCTGGAGTGTGTAATAAACACATGTATACTCTTTTTGTAAAAGCTGCAGCTCTTTGTCTTGTACCAGATcttgatttgaaaaaaacaTGGTCTAATGCTCTTAGTAATAACTCAGCTTTAGTTGAAACATTAACTGTAGGTTTCAGAATTTCGTTATTTAAAGGGTCTGATAATCTTAAGGATTTATAAGataattcaatatcagAGTCCATAGACAGTATTGGCAAAATTGTATATAGAGCATCAAtgaattttgataaatccATGCTAATTTTCATTTGGTTATGATTTctaattaatgaaaatgcaCTGACAATACAAagcaatatttttcttagaCTTGGTGGTGATAAATCTTCTGCTAATAAGTCTGAAATAAGTTCTTTCATAACTTCTAAAAAGTCACCTAACAAATCAAAATTGGCCATGTTACCAAACTTGGCCAAACCTTCCAACACCGAACCGACTAAAGTATGAGAAGCTTctcttaatatattcaaatacaTGGCTAATACCAGCTTTAATATTTCTGCTTGATTTTTCTCCCTTTCTTCTGCAGAAACTGTTTCTTCAGCTTTTCTCATCTCTTCTTCGATTTGTTTTAATTCCTTTCTAGCTTTTCTTTGCTTCTTTGATAAATGAACTCTATCCTTCTTCTTAAGCTTTGTATAGTTCTGATTGATagcatcatcatctttagTGTTTGGATCGTAATCTTGTAAGACATCCAAAGATaatagaatatttaaagctgattcttcaatattatattttctaactTTTATCGTTTTGCTGAAAATTCTAACAACGTCTAAAGATATGTTACCTTCAGTGTCATCatctaataatgattctaaatttttaatagtTTCAACAGCCATTGgatcatttttcaaatttggtTTACATATTCTACGAATTAGAATAGTCAAAAAATGAGCTCTAAAATTAAAGTTCGATGCAGTGgatattaaattgtttaatgCACTTATGGCCAAATTACCTAGATTTGTCTTAATAAAACTATCAGAGTTATTTGGTATTTTTGCTAACTGTTCcaaattttctaaatatcttttgtaaattataACTAAATTCTGTTCAAAGTTTCTTAATTTGGCAACATCCTTGGTGACtttttccttcttttctGTTTCAGTTAAAGGCCTAATTCTATAACCAGGGATAATACTGTTAAATACAGTGACTAATGCTAACATTGAAAACTTGCAAGTATTTGGGTTTTTAGATGTTGTCATTGTGTAAAGACGTTTTAATGCAGCTACGTTTTCTTCTGGTTCTTCCATCACTTTACTTACTAATTCTGCAATCTCTTCTTGTAAtaagataattttttcttctgtATCATATTCCTCCTCCTCCTCTTCTTTCTTGTAATCTGAATCattgatattatcaaaCTCATCTTTTTGATCTTCTTCAATCTCACTTTCACTTTCATCTTCCTTCACCTTCTTAACAGTTCTGGATTGATGCAATCTTCTTTCCACTTTACCATCAACTTTTATAGGCAATCCTTCAACCATATCTCTTTCATCGTAACCGTTAAGTTTTCTCGGTGCTAATTCGTAATCTTGTTCTTCATCATCCCATCTGTCTTTTACAGAATCATGCTCACCGTCGTCACTCAAAGAGTGATATTCCCCATTGAAGAAAGAACCATGctctaaaatattatcttcCTCCTTCCTTCTTTTAGCAGTTCTCTCCTGAATAGCAAATTTAGTTCTCTTCTGTCTAGCCATGGTTCTACCTAGATTTTGTATGGTATTCTAAATgaatttgtaaataattaaaaaacttCTAAAACGACAAAATATCTAATGTTACAAATAGAAGTTTAAGACCTTAACTAACTATTATAGAATATCTCATAGATTTCTATATCTATAAGAATAATCCATAAACTTAAGTTAAGATGAGATGAGttgagatgagatgagctctaaaatttttcaatattcattttttctgaaaagtttcattttttgaaacttttcagAAATTAAGCTCGCGGCGAAGGGAAGTTTATCTAAGGATATCATGTTTTGTTAGCCATCATGATGATAAATGGATGAATAGAAtgttcattatattttacaattatcaattgtatTCATAAAATCATTTAGTATCTATTGAGGAAATGAGTAAAATTTAACAAGAAGATTATTTTTGTCAAAAGGATTACGCTCTGTTGAAGCTTTAGAAACTTAACtagattaataaaaaattacaagGAAGCAATCAGAATGAgtcaataatgaaaaatataatgatgaatAGTGAATATGGTAAAAAATCacctaataataataacctTTACTATTCtagtaataattttgaaaaatggaatGGTACTCACGAGTCAAAATTTGTAAAGGATATGATGATTTCAAAGTCGGATAAGATACCAACACTTTTAAGGTCCGATCATACAATTACTTATAAAAATACTATTCGTTTCATCGATAAGGAGGATAAACCGGAAATGAAACATTTGAACACTAAGCATAGTGCACAGAAAAGTGCAAAGTCctataaatttaaatactCTAACAATTATGAGAATGAGCAcgtaaataaaaataataagacGCCTATAATGGAATTAGATGGGATTCAGTCTATAGActtgaatttaaatttgactTCAAACTATGATAAATTACAgaaaaaactgaaaaaacatcattcaaataataaaatttcgACACAGCctaatgatatttttataacgaatcaattttcaattgctAAGAaacatattttcaataatagtAACATTTATGACTACAAATCAGTAAATACAGCTCCCCATTTTAGCAGCAATTCTAAATCGATAAAGGTTTCCCATGCTAGGAGTttagatgaaattaatcaaaatataacCTTTCATGGAACAAATATtccttttaaaaatgacaaCTTGCGTAATCAATTAGGTgatcaatttttatttaagacaaaaaatatgaatatcGATATgcttaaaatatattcaacagttaatgaaaaagaGACGTTCAACGAAGAAAGCTTGACGAAGGAAAACGTTGCAACAGATAAAGATAACTCTAATACGAACCAAGCTGATAGACTTATTATGAATGTATTTCGAAGTGAAACACCAGCtattaaaacaaaga is from Tetrapisispora phaffii CBS 4417 chromosome 14, complete genome and encodes:
- the AVT1 gene encoding Avt1p (similar to Saccharomyces cerevisiae AVT1 (YJR001W); ancestral locus Anc_5.220), which translates into the protein MSNKNRNTDSDLTRTEISPRSNVQYISIPVNRNVTNDSRRNDSELLLNDSTSVFSSSSSINSAANPSQDRNDIENNGNLSKQRRKSILDYPIGSFKGVNSIGRFASSLNRAHSFKTIDMHHNVERSFFKDSNDQLYDPVTLAPSKLGRRLSSTLNKVNLRNVANNSNLNGISARPNVTNVDDTFNHSDINNSVDYGSISRQTSQHSLLRHSISIANSIRTTNNLNELENDTTTNNDAMIVRQVQDKDGKVIHVLAGQSTAPQTIFNSINVLIGLGLLALPLGLRHAGWIFGLTLLTVFATGTFCSAELLSRCLDTDPTLMSYADLGYAAFGSKGRLLISCLFTTDLLGCGVSLIILFGDSLNALFPRYSVTFFKIIGFFIVTPPVFLPLSILSNISLLGILATIGTLVTLIICGILKHDQPGSLVDPMPTNLWPENFQNLCLSIGLLSACWGGHAVFPNLKTDMRHPEKFKDCLKTTYKITFITDFGTAIIGFLMFGDLVLGEITTNIMLQNGYPNSVYLLLSALMAIIPIAKTPLNARPIISILDFAFGVQNVESDYKGRRLYFAKLQKFGNRIFINVLFVIIAILFPKFDKLIAFLGAGLCFTICLILPCLFYLRICKNTIRPWERIACKITIVVSIIFGSFGIGAAIMS
- the MPP10 gene encoding rRNA-processing protein MPP10 (similar to Saccharomyces cerevisiae MPP10 (YJR002W); ancestral locus Anc_5.221); this encodes MTDFIDTIKEEPTDIFSKHASAPLPLVKSYLDNVIQLYKSENASAKSDIDEVVIEGLDANQVWWQTKLVLDKVEGDLMERIQELKDIINLKDDPISSSEDDLEQSIQDEDNDDDDDDDDDEKEEEEEEEEEEEEKEEDVKVKGAVDVTEDKTNTNKEMNDIKSDKEDSEEFEAESHGLNDRFFNLEEFNRQTLNAENNLDAELEEGEDEEDIDYFGDIPSEEEEEAIYYDDFFDKPNQKGKPTHNKNKRKAGKEAEDDMIFNESDYEEAVDAAKLDLFAEEEEEEVDDNEEKLSTFEKQQLEIQKQILVLEDEAVAEKKWTLKGEVNAQNRPEDALLTEDLEFDRTAKPVPVITSEVTETLEDMIRKRIQVGEFDDLQRRIITDMSLKPRRPEFELSDTKSSKSLAEIYEADAQGIKADDEISEEMQKSHNEITELFNDLFFKLDALSSAHFIPKPIKQKFEVRVETAAIAMEDAQPLTMSNASTLAPQEIYKPGKSDNANEIRLNNGTVMSRDELTREDKTRLRRAAKRKRSKALSNGDQKKKKQSKKDSVIETLSKAKNITVINKKGEHHDVRGNVKSSGQSNQNLKL
- the NOC3 gene encoding Noc3p (similar to Saccharomyces cerevisiae NOC3 (YLR002C); ancestral locus Anc_5.222); translation: MARQKRTKFAIQERTAKRRKEEDNILEHGSFFNGEYHSLSDDGEHDSVKDRWDDEEQDYELAPRKLNGYDERDMVEGLPIKVDGKVERRLHQSRTVKKVKEDESESEIEEDQKDEFDNINDSDYKKEEEEEEYDTEEKIILLQEEIAELVSKVMEEPEENVAALKRLYTMTTSKNPNTCKFSMLALVTVFNSIIPGYRIRPLTETEKKEKVTKDVAKLRNFEQNLVIIYKRYLENLEQLAKIPNNSDSFIKTNLGNLAISALNNLISTASNFNFRAHFLTILIRRICKPNLKNDPMAVETIKNLESLLDDDTEGNISLDVVRIFSKTIKVRKYNIEESALNILLSLDVLQDYDPNTKDDDAINQNYTKLKKKDRVHLSKKQRKARKELKQIEEEMRKAEETVSAEEREKNQAEILKLVLAMYLNILREASHTLVGSVLEGLAKFGNMANFDLLGDFLEVMKELISDLLAEDLSPPSLRKILLCIVSAFSLIRNHNQMKISMDLSKFIDALYTILPILSMDSDIELSYKSLRLSDPLNNEILKPTVNVSTKAELLLRALDHVFFKSRSGTRQRAAAFTKRVYMCLLHTPERTSIALLKFIDKLMNKYPDIAGLYSTEDRIGNGKFYMEMNSLSRSNPEAATIWENTLLTKHFNPSVVKGVRSIAKRSVEANK
- the TPHA0N00800 gene encoding uncharacterized protein → MKNIMMNSEYGKKSPNNNNLYYSSNNFEKWNGTHESKFVKDMMISKSDKIPTLLRSDHTITYKNTIRFIDKEDKPEMKHLNTKHSAQKSAKSYKFKYSNNYENEHVNKNNKTPIMELDGIQSIDLNLNLTSNYDKLQKKLKKHHSNNKISTQPNDIFITNQFSIAKKHIFNNSNIYDYKSVNTAPHFSSNSKSIKVSHARSLDEINQNITFHGTNIPFKNDNLRNQLGDQFLFKTKNMNIDMLKIYSTVNEKETFNEESLTKENVATDKDNSNTNQADRLIMNVFRSETPAIKTKIRHSEKK